TTTTACACCTACTCTAAATAAAAGCATGATTGTAAAAGATAACAGCCCGTATATAAAAACCGAGGTGGTCAAAAACACTTTCCCTTCCTCAGCGACAAAAGCAAAAATAATATTGAACACCAAAATAGTAATGGCAGTTGAAAAGGCCGAAAAGGCCAATTTTAAAATATCGGTAAAGGTAGAATGTCGTATAATCCCCGAATAGGTTTTAAAGACAAAGAAAAACACAATATTTACTATCAAGATTGCAGCACCTTGAAAATGAACCGGAAGTACCTCAAGAAATTTAATTGGAGTCCCTAATAGTATAAAATAGGTTAAAAACAGGGCAGCTATTCCAATAAAAGTATCTATCAAAATTACAATCCAACGCGGTAGGTAGCGTTGGTCCAGCATTTTTAATTTATTGTCTCCTTTATAGAGCTTTTTGAAAATAGTGTTGGGGGATAACATGGATGTAAGTTAAGCTTTGTAAATATAACTAAATATCTATAGTAATTCTGAAATTTTTAGAGTAATCCTTTGTCTTTCAGCCTCTTTTAAATTTGAGCCCGATGGTAAACACAGCCCATTTTTAAAGAGATTTTCTGAAATTGTACTGCCGTAATAAGGCGCGTCCTTAAAAATAGGTTGTAGATGCATAGGCTTCCACAAAGGTCGAGATTCTATGTTATCTTTTTCTAAATGCAATCTCAATTTTTCGGATGAAAAACCCGAAACTCTTTCGTCCACTATAATGCATGACAACCAATGATTGGAGAAAACGACCTCTGAAGCCTCGGTGAAAACCGAAATTCCGTCCCAATTTTGAAACAAAGTTGTGTAAAACTGATGCATTTTTCGCCTTAACACAATGTGCTTATCCAACACTTCCATCTGTCCGCGACCAATCCCTGCGCAAATATTACTAAGCCTGTAATTATATCCAATTTGCGAATGTTGGTAATGAGGAGCTTTATCCCGAGCCTGCGTAGCCAAAAATATAGCCTTTTCTTTGACGCTGCTTTGCCTGGTAACCAAGGCACCTCCACCTGAGGTCGTAATAATTTTGTTTCCGTTAAAGGAAAGAATTGAAATATCACCAAAAGTACCACAGTGTTTTCCCTGATAGGTGCTGCCAAGTGATTCGGCGCTGTCTTCTACCAGCGGAATTTCATACTTTTTCGCTACGGCTGTAATTTCATCCACTTTAAAAGGCATGCCGTATAAATGCACAGCGATTATTGCTTTGGGTTTTTTGCCCTTTGAAATTCGGTCTTTGATAGCTTCTTCCAAATGATTGGGGCACATATTCCAGGTTTCGGGCTCACTGTCTATAAAAACAGGAGTAGCCCCTTGATATACTATCGGATTTGCAGAGGCTGAAAAGGTCATGCTCTGGCAAATTACCTCATCACCCCTGGTAACTCCTAGAATTACAAGTGCCAGATGTAAAGCCGCCGTCCCCGAACTTAAAGCAGCCACTTGAACGTTTTCACCTAAATAGTTTTCCAGATCTTTTTCAAAGCCGTTCACATGGGGTCCCAACGGAGCCACCCAGTTGGTATTGAAAGCTTCGTTGATATAGTTTTGTTCATTTCCCCCCATATGCGGCGAGGAGAGCCAAATTTTATTATTTGTCATTTTATTTTGAAAATTTTATAGGGTTCGCCGGAACACCAACAGCCGTACAGTTGGGAGGAATCGATTTAGAAACCACCGCTCCCGCACCAATAGTGCTACCTTCTCCAATAACCACCCGATTTACAATTTTAGCGCCCGTTCCTATATAGACACATTCTTCAATCACCACTTCTCCACTTACATTTACAGCAGGCATGATAGAAGAAAATGCGCCTATTTTTGTATCGTGTCCAACAGTGCATGCTAGATTTATAATGGTAAAATTGTTTATTTCAACATCACAGGTAATAATAGTTCCTTCGCATATAATGCATCCTTTACCAATTTTGATGTTGTAATTCTCTAAAAAAACCGAGGGGTGAATAATATTTGGAAAATCGAAGTTTTTGAATCGGGTATAGAGTTCCTTCTTAACTTTTGGATTTCCAATGGCCAGGACCAATGAGACCTTTTTGTCAAGGGTTTCAATATATTTGGTGGTTCCCAATACAGGCAGGTCATGAATTTTTGTCCCGCCGTCTATTCCGTCGTCAACAAACCCTATAATTGAAAACAATTTTTCAGGTGCCCGAGAATTAATCACTTCAATAAGGCATTTCACTTCACGACCAAATCCCCCGGCACCTACAATTACTATTTCTTTCATTGCTTATTTCCTTTAAAACGAGTGGTAGTGGCTTCATTTGGTGTGCTTATACCATCACGATTAAATACTTTTTTTACAGTTCTAATTAATATGTTGAAGTCCAATAAAAAAGAGAGGTGCTCAACATACCAGATATCTAAATTCAGTTTTTCGTCCCAACTTATAGCGTTGCGACCGTTTACCTGCGCCCAGCCGGTAATTCCCGGTTTTACCTGATGGCGTTTCTTCTGATTTTCAGAATATAAGGATAAATATTCCGGCAACAACGGTCTGGGACCTACCAGGCTCATATCGCCCATCAATACATTGAATAACTGCGGAATTTCGTCTATTGAAGTAGATCGAATCCATTTGCCAATTCCTGTAAGTCGCTTTTCGTCGGATAAAAGTTCTCCTTTGGCATCACGGGCGTTAGTCATTGTTTTAAACTTTACGATTGAAAAAATTCGTTCGTCCTTTCCCGGACGTCTTTGAATAAAAAAGGGATTCCCGGAATTGGATACCGCAAGAATAACCGTAACAGCAATAAAAACAGGGCTTAGGACAATAATTGCAACAAAAGCCGTTAAAAAATCAATTATGGGTTTTATAAAATTTCGATACACCGGTTAAAGTTACTAAAGTTTGTTTTGCAAAAGTTGGTATTCCTCCAAAATTGCCTGCCATACTTTCGATTGTTCAAAACGTCCCGTAATACGATTTCGTGCGTTGCTTTTTAAATTTTTATAGAGCGAATTATTTTCCACAAGAAGTTTCATGGCTTTATATAATTCCGTTTCGCTTTTTGGTGGAACTATGAGTCCGTTTTCGCCTTCAATAATAATTTCGTTACAACCGTTAATATCACTCACAATTGAAGGTAACTCCATCGCTCCGGCCTGCATAACTACATTGGGAAATCCTTCGCGATAGCTTGGAAACACAAGTGACTCACTCAAGGCAAAATATATACGCACATCACTTTGATAGCCCACTGAAACAATATTTGTATTTGTATTTATTTGCTGCTTAACAATGGTATCGATGGGATCCAAATCGTCTTCAAAAGGACCAACAAGCAACAGCTTGACATTTTTTGAATCCTCCAGAAGTTTTGTAAAGGCATGGACCAATTCGTTTATTCCCTTGTCACGTACAATTCGACCTACAAAAACAAAAACGAAATCGGTTTCAGCGATTCCCAGACGAAGTCGCTCTTCTTTAATAATTACTTCGGAAAAATGATGCTTCGAAAAATAGCCGGTATTAATTCCGTTGCTGCTTCCTTCCCCCAGTACTTTCAGCTTTTGCTCACTAGTATATTTTTCAGAAAGGATAAAATTGTACAAACCTTTCGAATTTGGATATACTTTGTGAGCACATCGGTATGTAAGAGATTCTACCCAATTTAATATGCGTCTTTTCATTCCTGAAGCTTCCATTAAAGGCATCCCGGCAACTGTATGCAACCTGATAGGAACACGGGCGAACCAGGCTGCCAACATTCCAATGAGGCCTGCCTTGGGAGTATGCGTATGGACAATAAGCGGTTTCTCCTTTCTGAGGAAAAAAAACAGTTTTAGCACTGCCAGCACATCATGAAAGAGAGTAATTTTTCGTGTTAAAGAAATTGCATGAGTTCTTAATCTATTCCTTTCACCAAAAGCATCAAGCTCTTTTTTATCTGAAGCAACCGCTATTACATCAAAGTAAGCCTGCATAAAAGGCAATTGCCCTTCCAGCAGCTTTTCCAACGAAATAGGTACGGTTGTAATGCGTATCAGTTTTGGCTTTGGCATATTTTTGAATAGAGATTTACATATTTTTTGACCATTTCTTTTATGTCGTATTCTGAAGCCCTTTTTTCGCAATTCTTTGCGGTTTCCATAGCAAACATCTCGTTGTTACAAAGTGAAGTAATTGTATTGGCCAATTGAACATCATCGCCTTTCGGAAAAAGAATTCCGGCTCCGGTTACAATTTCGGTTAGTCCCGGTACGTCTGAAGCCACAAAGGGTTTTCCACTCGCCATACCTTCCAGTGAAGAAAGTGAAAGTCCTTCGTAATTACTGGACAGTACTACAATATCGGCTGTTTTCAATAATTCAGGCACGTCCATTCGTACGCCCAAAAATGTAACACTGTCGTTCAAATTACTACTTGCAACCAAAGATTGACATGCTGCCACCAATTCGCCTGTTCCCACCAAAAAAAGATGAATTGGCACTTTCACATGAGAAATTGCTTTTATGAGCGTTTTCTGATCCTTTTGAGGTGTGAAACTTGAAACTTGAATGACAATCTTACAATCCGGTTGCATACCAAATTCTGAGGGATTATAGGGTTTGGCCTTCTGAATATTTTTCAAATTCACACCGTTTTGAATGAGTTCGAATTTTGAATTCGGAAATCTCAAATGTGATTTGAGCTTTGTATCAACTTCCGAAGCAATGGTGACAATTTTCGAATATTTTCTATAGATCAATCTATCGATCCATCTAAAAATAGTTCCCCTGCGACGGTTGGACGTATTGTGCTCGGTAAAAATAAGTGGCGTCTTGCAAAAACGAATCATTTTCGCCAGCGCTACCCAGTACAGCGCCGGAAAAAGATGAACGTGCACTAAATCGTATCGATTGATGTATTTCGCTATTTTAAAAATATGGAAAGGATTGTATACTGTGCCTTCTCCGAGACTATAGATTGAAATTCCGGGTTGCAGTTTTAGTTTCAATAAAAACGGATGCTCCTCCCCGTTGAGCAACAAAACATCCATGGTTATTCCGTGCTCCAAATAATACGGAATGGAATCGAGAATCAGTTTTTCCGCACCACCTGTCCCCAGACTATTTATAACCTGAAGCACTTTCATATTTTCCCGGATTTATAGATTCGATGGGTGTATATCGCCCATATTCCAAAGAGCAAAAAAGCGGGAATGAACATATTTTTTTGTCGCAGCATAATTCCGAGATTCCCAAGAATCATCGAAAAAGATAAGGTGCCCAAGAGAAAGTAAATAAGCATACCTTTCAGTAAAAAATTTGAACTCTTAAAGGCACGAAAGGGTCTGTTTTTAATAACAAAGACCGTAAACAGGAGCAGTATCAAATTTTCAATAGACGCCAGGATTGCCATGAGTCCGTTGATGTCAAAAAATAAGGGCCTGTATAAAAAGGTAAAAATCTTTAAGGGAATGGGATAGGATGTAGTATCGACTCCCGATCCTGTTCGGGCTTCGCTTAGATTTGACACCCGTGTGGTCGTAAATTCTTCGATTGTGCTAATTTCAAGACTTTCCAATTGAATTGTTTGAATTACATAATCGAAAATAGATACCATACCCACTATAAAAATAAGAACTACCAGAATTTTTTGATACGCTTTCAGACCGCCATCCAAAAGATATCCAATTCCGAAGGCTACTAACAAAAACAAGGTGATGTGTGGCCTAATCGATATGGATAGTAACAGTACCAACGCTAATAGATACTTTCGCTTCCTTATTTTAAGGAGGCAATACATAAAGGCTATGACACAAAAAAAGAGCAACGCATCTTTTCCTATGCCAGCAGACCAAAAATGGAGGTTGGGAAGAAACAGAATTAATGGAAAAACTCGAATCCCAACTAGTTTAATTGAGCGTAAGATCGCTTCATTTTTAAATAACTCGTTAAAGATTCTGTATAGATAAATAAAGCCCATAAAGCCCAATAGGGCATACAACATATTCCCGGTAAAAAAGGAAAGCTCCAGTACATTCGAAGGGAAATAGTTAAAGAAATACATGAAACTCGAGGCCTTTTGATTCGCCACAAGGAACCAAACATCATCGAAAGTTGCGGTTTTGGGCAGCTCCCAGTATTTGATTGCATCCCCCCCGTTGGCATTTACATAAAAATGAAAAATGATAGCAATAGCAAAATGAAAGAAAAACAATCTGTTGATCCATTTCTTATCTGTCCTGGAAAAGTCTGAAAAAAAGTTCTTCAGGTTAAAACCTAAAAGAAAAACGATCGAACAAATAGCTACGTCCAAAATACTCATACATTGGATTCTTTAGTAAAGATGTCTTCCAGTTTTGTTTTTATCGTGCTCGAAAGTTCTAAATTCTTAGCCTTTCTTTTGCTGAAAATTTTAAAGAGGAATTGTCTAAAATTACTACTAAATATTTTTGAAAAATAATCCTTAAGACCCAGCTTTTTTAAAAAATAGAAGAGCTTTTGAAATCGCAGCTCCTTGCCGGTATTTTTATGAGCATATTGGCGATCCGGAAAACTATTAATATTCAAAAATGCGGAAACCTCGCTAAGCACTTCCTGTTCTTTCAAAATTAGATCTTCAAATCGAATAACCAGAACATTAGTAAAGAGCTGTTTATATCTATCTACAGCTGCCTTATACAAGCTCATCCCAAGATAAGAATACCAAGCTTGAATGCCATTTTGATAGGCTTCAATATCTTGCTGAATTTCATTCTCAAACGATTGTTTGGTACGCCCTTTTCCTAGATTCATTTTATAATGAGAGTATGCTCGCTGCAAAGGATTTCGAAGGATTATTATAATTTTTGCTTCGGGATTGTAGTCATAAATTAATTTGGCACTTTCGGGGGCATGCAGATATGCCGTGCTTCCGTCGACCTTATATAGCTCCTTCCCTGCTAAAACATAAATTTTACTGTACTGTTGTGATGATTCAACCTTTGTGATATGCAGGGGTTCGGGAAATTTTTTCTTCAAGTATTCTTCCAAAGAAAAAAATCGTGAAGGCTCGTATAGATTTTCAGGCAAGGAATTTACAAAATAGTGAGGTTCCTTTACCGGTGACACATAGATTTGCGAATGCTGAGACAGCATATCAATAAAAGAGGTAGTGCCTGCTTTCATAGCACCTACAACAAACAGATTTACATTATTTTCCTCCATTATTTTAATTGAAACACTTTAAACATGGGATAGGTTCCCTTAAATGGCAACCAGTGTAAAAACTTCAGAATTAGTCTATGCGAAGGTGTGACCAATTTCTTTGCTAATAGATATACCTCGTTGTCCTCTTTTGTGGTATATCGTGCATAATTTTTGATATAAGTTAGTAATACAAATCGGTTGCAATACTTTTTAAAATACTTTCGTTCAGGATTACTGAACTTGCCTTTTTGCTCGAGTAGTGTATGTAAAAAAATGCAAAAGTCATTGGCCTCATACGGAAGTTTTGATGCCGAATTCGCTTCGGTATTTCTGTAAAAAGAAAGGTTTTTATTTACAAACACTACTTCTCTTCCTAGACATAAACGAATCCACAAATCGTGGTCTTCATGCAGTTTTTGATGTTCCTTGAACAAACCTACTTCCGCAAAAAGAGACCTTTCTATTACTGCATTGGAAGAATTTATTAACGGCAAATAGCTTTGGAGTACTTCAAAATAATTAACAATTGCAGTGTGTCCTTCTTTTGGTAAAAAAATATTGTTGTAGCGTTTTGAGAAGGCAGGAAATACATGAGTTCTTCCACTTGCAAAAAGCTGCTGATTGGGGTATTCTTTAATCCCTCTTGCCATCTCCTCTAAAAAGGTAGAGTCCCACCAATCGTCAGCATCCAAAAGCGCAATCCATGAGAAGGAAGCGTTGGCGATACCCACATTTCTCGCTACTGAAACTCCCG
This genomic stretch from Ulvibacter sp. MAR_2010_11 harbors:
- a CDS encoding DegT/DnrJ/EryC1/StrS aminotransferase family protein, coding for MTNNKIWLSSPHMGGNEQNYINEAFNTNWVAPLGPHVNGFEKDLENYLGENVQVAALSSGTAALHLALVILGVTRGDEVICQSMTFSASANPIVYQGATPVFIDSEPETWNMCPNHLEEAIKDRISKGKKPKAIIAVHLYGMPFKVDEITAVAKKYEIPLVEDSAESLGSTYQGKHCGTFGDISILSFNGNKIITTSGGGALVTRQSSVKEKAIFLATQARDKAPHYQHSQIGYNYRLSNICAGIGRGQMEVLDKHIVLRRKMHQFYTTLFQNWDGISVFTEASEVVFSNHWLSCIIVDERVSGFSSEKLRLHLEKDNIESRPLWKPMHLQPIFKDAPYYGSTISENLFKNGLCLPSGSNLKEAERQRITLKISELL
- a CDS encoding acetyltransferase; this translates as MKEIVIVGAGGFGREVKCLIEVINSRAPEKLFSIIGFVDDGIDGGTKIHDLPVLGTTKYIETLDKKVSLVLAIGNPKVKKELYTRFKNFDFPNIIHPSVFLENYNIKIGKGCIICEGTIITCDVEINNFTIINLACTVGHDTKIGAFSSIMPAVNVSGEVVIEECVYIGTGAKIVNRVVIGEGSTIGAGAVVSKSIPPNCTAVGVPANPIKFSK
- a CDS encoding sugar transferase, translating into MYRNFIKPIIDFLTAFVAIIVLSPVFIAVTVILAVSNSGNPFFIQRRPGKDERIFSIVKFKTMTNARDAKGELLSDEKRLTGIGKWIRSTSIDEIPQLFNVLMGDMSLVGPRPLLPEYLSLYSENQKKRHQVKPGITGWAQVNGRNAISWDEKLNLDIWYVEHLSFLLDFNILIRTVKKVFNRDGISTPNEATTTRFKGNKQ
- a CDS encoding glycosyltransferase family 4 protein — protein: MPKPKLIRITTVPISLEKLLEGQLPFMQAYFDVIAVASDKKELDAFGERNRLRTHAISLTRKITLFHDVLAVLKLFFFLRKEKPLIVHTHTPKAGLIGMLAAWFARVPIRLHTVAGMPLMEASGMKRRILNWVESLTYRCAHKVYPNSKGLYNFILSEKYTSEQKLKVLGEGSSNGINTGYFSKHHFSEVIIKEERLRLGIAETDFVFVFVGRIVRDKGINELVHAFTKLLEDSKNVKLLLVGPFEDDLDPIDTIVKQQINTNTNIVSVGYQSDVRIYFALSESLVFPSYREGFPNVVMQAGAMELPSIVSDINGCNEIIIEGENGLIVPPKSETELYKAMKLLVENNSLYKNLKSNARNRITGRFEQSKVWQAILEEYQLLQNKL
- a CDS encoding glycosyltransferase, whose product is MKVLQVINSLGTGGAEKLILDSIPYYLEHGITMDVLLLNGEEHPFLLKLKLQPGISIYSLGEGTVYNPFHIFKIAKYINRYDLVHVHLFPALYWVALAKMIRFCKTPLIFTEHNTSNRRRGTIFRWIDRLIYRKYSKIVTIASEVDTKLKSHLRFPNSKFELIQNGVNLKNIQKAKPYNPSEFGMQPDCKIVIQVSSFTPQKDQKTLIKAISHVKVPIHLFLVGTGELVAACQSLVASSNLNDSVTFLGVRMDVPELLKTADIVVLSSNYEGLSLSSLEGMASGKPFVASDVPGLTEIVTGAGILFPKGDDVQLANTITSLCNNEMFAMETAKNCEKRASEYDIKEMVKKYVNLYSKICQSQN
- a CDS encoding sulfotransferase; the protein is MEENNVNLFVVGAMKAGTTSFIDMLSQHSQIYVSPVKEPHYFVNSLPENLYEPSRFFSLEEYLKKKFPEPLHITKVESSQQYSKIYVLAGKELYKVDGSTAYLHAPESAKLIYDYNPEAKIIIILRNPLQRAYSHYKMNLGKGRTKQSFENEIQQDIEAYQNGIQAWYSYLGMSLYKAAVDRYKQLFTNVLVIRFEDLILKEQEVLSEVSAFLNINSFPDRQYAHKNTGKELRFQKLFYFLKKLGLKDYFSKIFSSNFRQFLFKIFSKRKAKNLELSSTIKTKLEDIFTKESNV
- a CDS encoding glycosyltransferase family A protein, whose amino-acid sequence is MISVVIPLYNKESFIAEAIQSVLQQTFTQWELLIVNDASTDNSVAFAKQSKDSRIRIIHIEKSGVSVARNVGIANASFSWIALLDADDWWDSTFLEEMARGIKEYPNQQLFASGRTHVFPAFSKRYNNIFLPKEGHTAIVNYFEVLQSYLPLINSSNAVIERSLFAEVGLFKEHQKLHEDHDLWIRLCLGREVVFVNKNLSFYRNTEANSASKLPYEANDFCIFLHTLLEQKGKFSNPERKYFKKYCNRFVLLTYIKNYARYTTKEDNEVYLLAKKLVTPSHRLILKFLHWLPFKGTYPMFKVFQLK